In the Bacillus sp. HSf4 genome, GGACCGAGCTGTCGCTGATGATCGAGGAGCTGGAACAATCGTAATGGATGCTGCCGGGTAACCCCGGCAGTTTTTAATTTGCCGGGCTTTTTTCCGCTTCGTTACAAAAATAGCCGGTTACTTTTTCCTTTAATAAAGACGCTGCCAGACTCAGCTCCCTGTCTTGATGAACGATGAGCCCGTGCGTGGAGACAATCGGGGCAGTCACAGGCAGCAGTTTGAATTGCTTGGCTTCAAGCTCTTGTTTGACAGCGACTTCCGGAATGAAGGCAAAGCCGATTCCGCATCTGACAGCTTGTTTGATCATGTCGATGCTTGGGTATTCCAAGGCGCTGTTTCCTTCAACGCCGGCTTCTTGGAGCAGCCGGCCCGCTTCTGTATGGTACACACAGCTTGTGCCGAAGCTGATGAATGTTTCCCGGCTCAGGACGCCAAAGCCCTCGGATTCAACTTTCTCAGCGAGCACATGGGGAGCGATAAACACCAGTTTTTCTGCAAACAAAGGATAGAAAAGGAGATCGGGCCGGTTCGGATTTTGCGGCACGATGCCGAAATCGGCGGCATGGTTCAGCACCTGCTGAACGATATCGTGCTGGAATCCGCTTTCCAATTGCAATCTGATTTTTGGATAATCTTTTAGAAAATCTTCGATCAAAAAAGACATGCGCGTCAGAAAAAACGATTCCTGCATGCGAATCCGGACGGTACCTTGAGGCTGATCCAGTTCATTCATCGCTTCTCCTAAAGACATCCCTAATTGAATAAATTGATAAGCATATTTGCTAAGCTTCAAACCGGCCGGTGTCGGCTTCACTCCCCTTGACAGCCGGTGAAACAAACGCTGTCCGCAAGCCTGTTCCAAAAGCTGAATATGGCTGGTGACCGTCGACTGTACATACCCCAGCCGATCAGCGGCGCGGCTGAAGTTTTTTTCTTCCATGACGGCGATGAAGGTTTTAAAAAATTTCCCCTCTAAAAGCTCAATCATAGCTTGGCATCTCCTCGCTATCGAAAATTAAAATGACTTCTATCGTAATCATTCATAAGTAAAATGGTTCTCTCCATGATATCGTAGGTTTTGCAAGAATAAAAGAAAAATGAAGGAGGAAAACAATGAGCAGAACGAGAGGATTTAGGCTTGGCGTGTATATTTTCAAGGATGCTGAAATCATCGACTATGCCGCCCCATACGGAGTATTTTCCGTGGCGAGGAGGCTCGATCCTGAACTGGACGCCTTTCTTGTGGCGGATGCGATGAAACCGGTTCAGACGCAAGCCGGTTTAACCGTTCAACCGAATTACAGTTTCAATGATCAGCCTGATATGGATGCTTTCTTCATTCCGGGCGGATTCGGCACACGCCAGGAAACCAACAACAAACGACTGCATCAGTTTATCCGCTCTTTGCCAGAGACGACGCTTTTGGTCAGCGTATGCACGGGATCATGGATTTACGGTCGCATGGGGCTCTTAGACGGGCTCTGTGCCACCAGCCGAAAAGAACCGGATCGGCTTGAGGCGTCAGAGATGGGGCAAGTTCCGATCGACCGCTTGGCTGACATCGCGCCGGCCTGCCGCATCAGCCGGGCGAGAATCGTCGACAGCGGCCGGATCATCACTGCCGGGGGAATCGCTTCAGGCATGGAAATGGGCTTTCACTTATTGAGAAGAGCGGGCTATGATGAAACATTCATTGAAGAAACGGCTCGGATTATGGAGTATAAAGAGGGGTACAGCCAGTATCGGGATGATATTGAATACGCGCGGAAAATCAAATAGTCGAAGCTGCCGGTTTATTCCCGGCAGCCCGTCCTTATTTAGAAAATGAGAGCCGCGCCACGGCATCATGCATATGTATCGATTCTTCATTCCGGCATTCGATCTCAAACGCCGAAACCCACTCCATTTCATACAAGTCGGCCGCAGTCAGGCGGATGACATCTTCTACAAACCTCGGATTCTCGTAGGCTTGTTCTGTCACTTTCTTTTCGTCAGGTCTTTTTAAGACGGGATGGAGCTTGGCGCTTGCATTCGTTTCCGCCGCGGCGAGGAGTGCTGTTTTAAAATCGTCCGGCATTTCCGCCTGTTCATGGATGTGCGCCGTGATACTGATGATCCCGCGCTGATTGTGGGCGCTGTACTCGCTGATTTCTTTAGAGCAAGGACAAAGGGTCGTCACTTTTGACGTGATTCCAACGGTTTGCGACCAGCCTTTGTTTTTTTCAAAGGAGACACTCATCTGAACATCTGCGTGCATCAGTCCGGGCAATTCGGTGTCAGGACTGCGCCGCTCGAAATACCATGGAAACGAAACGGAAACGGCTGCGCTTTGCTGCTCCATGTTGTCCGCCAATTCCTTTGTGAAATCTTTCAGCGTGTGAAGGTCAACGGTCCAGCCTGTTTCATGGTAGCGCTGCAATTGCTCTGTCAGACGGCTCATATTGATGCCTTTGCGGCTCTTTTGCAGATGGGTCGTTAACGAAAAAGTGCCGATTGTCGTCTGCGTCCTCGGATTTAGAGCAGATTGAACCTGGATCGGATGTGAAACATTTGCGATGCCGACCGAGTCAATATCGAAAAAATAGTCGTTCGGCATATTTTGCAGATCCTTCATGTGTTCTTTATCAGTCGGCTTTATTCCTTTTATCGGTTCAACCGATCCGAAGCGGCGGTGGCGCTCCGGTTTTGCGGGGAATTGAAGTTTTCTTTCCATTGCTGAAACTCCTTTCTGAGCATAAATCGAAATAATTCCTATTTATTTTGCAGGAATGATGTG is a window encoding:
- a CDS encoding LysR family transcriptional regulator, whose amino-acid sequence is MIELLEGKFFKTFIAVMEEKNFSRAADRLGYVQSTVTSHIQLLEQACGQRLFHRLSRGVKPTPAGLKLSKYAYQFIQLGMSLGEAMNELDQPQGTVRIRMQESFFLTRMSFLIEDFLKDYPKIRLQLESGFQHDIVQQVLNHAADFGIVPQNPNRPDLLFYPLFAEKLVFIAPHVLAEKVESEGFGVLSRETFISFGTSCVYHTEAGRLLQEAGVEGNSALEYPSIDMIKQAVRCGIGFAFIPEVAVKQELEAKQFKLLPVTAPIVSTHGLIVHQDRELSLAASLLKEKVTGYFCNEAEKSPAN
- a CDS encoding DJ-1/PfpI family protein, with product MSRTRGFRLGVYIFKDAEIIDYAAPYGVFSVARRLDPELDAFLVADAMKPVQTQAGLTVQPNYSFNDQPDMDAFFIPGGFGTRQETNNKRLHQFIRSLPETTLLVSVCTGSWIYGRMGLLDGLCATSRKEPDRLEASEMGQVPIDRLADIAPACRISRARIVDSGRIITAGGIASGMEMGFHLLRRAGYDETFIEETARIMEYKEGYSQYRDDIEYARKIK
- the folE2 gene encoding GTP cyclohydrolase FolE2 encodes the protein MERKLQFPAKPERHRRFGSVEPIKGIKPTDKEHMKDLQNMPNDYFFDIDSVGIANVSHPIQVQSALNPRTQTTIGTFSLTTHLQKSRKGINMSRLTEQLQRYHETGWTVDLHTLKDFTKELADNMEQQSAAVSVSFPWYFERRSPDTELPGLMHADVQMSVSFEKNKGWSQTVGITSKVTTLCPCSKEISEYSAHNQRGIISITAHIHEQAEMPDDFKTALLAAAETNASAKLHPVLKRPDEKKVTEQAYENPRFVEDVIRLTAADLYEMEWVSAFEIECRNEESIHMHDAVARLSFSK